A window from Telopea speciosissima isolate NSW1024214 ecotype Mountain lineage chromosome 8, Tspe_v1, whole genome shotgun sequence encodes these proteins:
- the LOC122671856 gene encoding probable glycerol-3-phosphate dehydrogenase [NAD(+)] 1, cytosolic, producing the protein MVGSVESVAINLYSNGSVHNSNGVEKKLDELRSLLGKAEGDLLKIVGVGAGAWGSVFAAMLQDSYGCLREKVQIRIWRRPGRSVDRATAEHLFEVINSREDVLRRLIRRCAYLKYVEARLGDRTLYADEILRDGFCLNMIDTPICPMKVVTNLQEAVWDADIVINGLPSTETREVFEEISRYWKERITVPIIISLSKGIEAALESVPHIVTPTQMINRATGVPMENILYLGGPNIASEVYNKEYANARICGAEKWRKPLARFLRQPHFTVWDNSDLVTHEVMGGLKNVYAIGAGMVAALTNESATSKSVYFAHCTSEMIFITHLLTEEPEKLAGPLLADTYVTLLKGRNAWYGQMLAKGELSLDMGDSIKGKGMIQGVSAVGAFYELLSQASLSVFHPEENKPVAPVELCPILKTLYKILIKRELPSQAILQALRDETMNDPRERIEIAQSHAFYRPSLLGQP; encoded by the exons ATGGTTGGAAGTGTTGAATCGGTAGCCATTAACTTGTATTCAAATGGGTCTGTTCATAACTCAAATGGTGTGGAAAAAAAGCTTGATGAACTCCGTTCCCTCTTGGGCAAGGCGGAAGGTGATCTGCTCAAGATTGTCGGCGTTGGAGCGGGTGCTTGGGGTAGTGTTTTTGCAGCCATGCTTCAAGACAGCTATGGTTGTCTTCGAGAGAAGGTTCAGATCAGGATATGGAGAAGGCCTGGCAGATCAGTTGATAGAGCCACTGCAGAACATCTCTTTGAAGTGATCAATTCAAGGGAGGATGTATTGAGGCGTCTGATCAGGCGTTGTGCATACTTGAAATACGTTGAAGCAAGATTAGGTGACAGGACACTATATGCAGATGAGATTTTGAGAGATGGGTTCTGCTTGAACATGATTGACACACCAATTTGTCCTATGAAAGTTGTAACCAACTTACAAGAGGCTGTGTGGGATGCTGATATTGTGATAAATGGGTTGCCATCAACCGAAACCCGTGAGGTTTTTGAAGAGATCAGTAGGTATTGGAAGGAGAGAATCACTGTTCCCATCATCATTTCTCTGTCCAAGGGTATAGAGGCTGCATTGGAGTCTGTCCCGCACATAGTAACTCCCACACAGATGATTAATCGGGCAA CTGGAGTGCCCATGGAGAACATTCTTTACCTTGGAGGACCAAACATTGCCTCAGAGGTCTACAACAAGGAGTATGCTAATGCTCGCATATGTGGAGCTGAAAAGTGGAGGAAACCTCTGGCTAGGTTTTTGAGGCAACCTCATTTCACTGTGTGGGATAACAGCGACCTTGTCACTCATGAAGTTATGGGTGGCTTGAAGAATGTCTATGCTATTGGAGCTG GAATGGTTGCTGCCCTAACCAATGAGAGCGCTACCAGCAAATCAGTATATTTTGCTCACTGTACATCAGAGATGATATTTATTACTCATCTGTTAACGGAAGAACCTGAGAAGCTTGCAGGGCCTTTGCTAGCTGACACTTATGTAACCCTGTTGAAAGGTCGTAATGCATGGTATGGCCAAATGTTAGCCAAGGGGGAATTAAGCCTAGATATGGGTGATAGCATCAAGGGCAAGGGAATGATTCAG GGAGTATCTGCTGTGGGAGCATTCTACGAGCTGCTAAGTCAGGCCAGCTTAAGTGTCTTCCATCCTGAAGAGAACAAGCCTGTTGCCCCTGTTGAACTGTGTCCCATCTTGAAGACACTTTACAAAATACTAATCAAAAG GGAGCTGCCATCACAGGCCATCCTTCAAGCATTGAGAGATGAAACCATGAATGATCCTCGTGAGCGTATTGAGATAGCACAGAGCCATGCCTTCTACAGACCTTCTCTCCTTGGGCAACCTTGA
- the LOC122671857 gene encoding uncharacterized protein LOC122671857 isoform X1: protein MARAALCLNQTLIVCTKESESRVNLPDKILNSRVLVLGGTGRVGGSTATALSKLCPDLQIVVGGRNREKGAALVATVGKNSEFVEVDIENMKVLEAALNDVDLVVHTAGPFQQAEKCTVLEAAIATKTAYVDVCDDTSYARRAKSFHKKAVAANIPAITTGGIYPGVSNVMAAELVRAAKSESKYEPERLRFSYYTAGSGGAGPTILATSFLLLGEDVIAYNKGEKVKLKPYSGVLNVDFGKGIGKKDVYLLNLPEVSSAHEVLGIPTISARFGTAPFFWNWGMEAMTNLFPAEFLRDRRKVQQLVQLFDPLVRVIDEIAGERVSMRVDLECSNGRKTVGIFSHRQLSVSVGIATAAFVLAVLEGNTKPGVWFPEEPEGIPIEAREVLLNRAAQGTINFIMNKPPWMVETDPKEVGLGIYT, encoded by the exons ATGGCGCGCGCTGCTCTTTGTTTGAACCAGACACTCATCGTCTGTACCAAAGAGAGTGAGTCGAGAGTTAATCTCCCTGACAAGATTctgaattctagggttttggttctTGGAGGAACTGGGAGGGTCGGCGGTTCTACTGCCACTGCTCTCTCTAAGCTTTGTCCTGATCTCCAAATCGTCGTTGGAGGAAGAAACAG GGAGAAAGGAGCTGCTCTGGTGGCTACAGTTGGCAAAAACTCTGAGTTTGTAGAAGTTGACATTGAGAATATGAAAGTCTTGGAAGCGGCGTTAAATG ATGTGGATCTTGTAGTTCACACAGCAGGGCCTTTTCAACAGGCAGAGAAATGCACTGTGCTGGAAGCAGCAATAGCTACCAAG ACGGCGTATGTGGATGTCTGTGATGATACAAGCTATGCACGACGTGCAAAATCTTTCCACAAGAAGGCAGTAGCTGCCAATATTCCAGCTATTACAACTGGTGGAATTTACCCTGGAGTGAGCAATG TGATGGCAGCTGAGCTTGTGCGTGCTGCTAAAAGTGAAAGCAAATACGAGCCTGAAAGGCTAAG ATTCTCCTATTACACAGCAGGTTCTGGTGGTGCTGGTCCAACAATATTAGCAACTAGTTTTTTGCTCCTTGGAGAAGATGTTATTGCTTATAATAAAG GAGAAAAAGTCAAATTAAAGCCTTACAGTGGAGTTCTCAATGTTGACTTTGGAAAAGGGATTGGAAAGAAAGATGTTTATTTATT aaacTTACCCGAAGTAAGTAGTGCTCATGAGGTCTTGGGTATACCAACCATCAGTGCTCGATTTGGTACTGCTCCCTTCTTTTGGAATTGGGGAATGGAAGCTATGACAAATCTTTTTCCAGCA GAATTTCTGAGAGACAGACGCAAAGTTCAACAACTGGTTCAACTTTTTGACCCTCTGGTCCGAGTTATTGATGAAATTGCTGGAGAGCGTGTTTCCATGAGG GTTGATTTGGAGTGCTCAAATGGGCGCAAGACTGTTGGAATATTCAGTCACAGACAACTTTCTGT ATCAGTGGGCATTGCAACGGCTGCATTTGTATTGGCTGTTCTTGAAGGAAACACAAAACCAGGTGTTTGGTTTCCAGAAGAA CCTGAAGGTATTCCAATTGAGGCCAGAGAAGTGCTTCTCAACCGCGCTGCACAAGGAACAATTAATTTTATAATGAACAA ACCTCCTTGGATGGTAGAGACTGACCCCAAAGAGGTTGGATTGGGGATATACACGTGA
- the LOC122671857 gene encoding uncharacterized protein LOC122671857 isoform X2, protein MARAALCLNQTLIVCTKESESRVNLPDKILNSRVLVLGGTGRVGGSTATALSKLCPDLQIVVGGRNREKGAALVATVGKNSEFVEVDIENMKVLEAALNDVDLVVHTAGPFQQAEKCTVLEAAIATKTAYVDVCDDTSYARRAKSFHKKAVAANIPAITTGGIYPGVSNVMAAELVRAAKSESKYEPERLRFSYYTAGSGGAGPTILATSFLLLGEDVIAYNKGEKVKLKPYSGVLNVDFGKGIGKKDVYLLNLPEVSSAHEVLGIPTISARFGTAPFFWNWGMEAMTNLFPAEFLRDRRKVQQLVQLFDPLVRVIDEIAGERVSMRVDLECSNGRKTVGIFSHRQLSVSVGIATAAFVLAVLEGNTKPGVWFPEEPEGIPIEAREVLLNRAAQGTINFIMNKSPWMVETDPKEVGLGIYT, encoded by the exons ATGGCGCGCGCTGCTCTTTGTTTGAACCAGACACTCATCGTCTGTACCAAAGAGAGTGAGTCGAGAGTTAATCTCCCTGACAAGATTctgaattctagggttttggttctTGGAGGAACTGGGAGGGTCGGCGGTTCTACTGCCACTGCTCTCTCTAAGCTTTGTCCTGATCTCCAAATCGTCGTTGGAGGAAGAAACAG GGAGAAAGGAGCTGCTCTGGTGGCTACAGTTGGCAAAAACTCTGAGTTTGTAGAAGTTGACATTGAGAATATGAAAGTCTTGGAAGCGGCGTTAAATG ATGTGGATCTTGTAGTTCACACAGCAGGGCCTTTTCAACAGGCAGAGAAATGCACTGTGCTGGAAGCAGCAATAGCTACCAAG ACGGCGTATGTGGATGTCTGTGATGATACAAGCTATGCACGACGTGCAAAATCTTTCCACAAGAAGGCAGTAGCTGCCAATATTCCAGCTATTACAACTGGTGGAATTTACCCTGGAGTGAGCAATG TGATGGCAGCTGAGCTTGTGCGTGCTGCTAAAAGTGAAAGCAAATACGAGCCTGAAAGGCTAAG ATTCTCCTATTACACAGCAGGTTCTGGTGGTGCTGGTCCAACAATATTAGCAACTAGTTTTTTGCTCCTTGGAGAAGATGTTATTGCTTATAATAAAG GAGAAAAAGTCAAATTAAAGCCTTACAGTGGAGTTCTCAATGTTGACTTTGGAAAAGGGATTGGAAAGAAAGATGTTTATTTATT aaacTTACCCGAAGTAAGTAGTGCTCATGAGGTCTTGGGTATACCAACCATCAGTGCTCGATTTGGTACTGCTCCCTTCTTTTGGAATTGGGGAATGGAAGCTATGACAAATCTTTTTCCAGCA GAATTTCTGAGAGACAGACGCAAAGTTCAACAACTGGTTCAACTTTTTGACCCTCTGGTCCGAGTTATTGATGAAATTGCTGGAGAGCGTGTTTCCATGAGG GTTGATTTGGAGTGCTCAAATGGGCGCAAGACTGTTGGAATATTCAGTCACAGACAACTTTCTGT ATCAGTGGGCATTGCAACGGCTGCATTTGTATTGGCTGTTCTTGAAGGAAACACAAAACCAGGTGTTTGGTTTCCAGAAGAA CCTGAAGGTATTCCAATTGAGGCCAGAGAAGTGCTTCTCAACCGCGCTGCACAAGGAACAATTAATTTTATAATGAACAAGT CTCCTTGGATGGTAGAGACTGACCCCAAAGAGGTTGGATTGGGGATATACACGTGA